From the Roseibium sp. HPY-6 genome, one window contains:
- a CDS encoding BLUF domain-containing protein — protein sequence MELYRACYRSKIKWGNMRLPLPDEIDRTLLRIRRINRKAGVTGALLLVDQHIIQVLEGQTGQVLDTVYCVMNDPRLNDIEGIIHEPVDFRLFPNSLMFFRDLTDGVAASQYPVLRPLLDHPAEVTRDEAYLAFSHFASELQAGRLTNDMLMI from the coding sequence ATGGAGCTATACCGCGCTTGCTATCGCAGCAAAATCAAATGGGGAAACATGCGTTTACCCCTTCCCGACGAAATTGACAGGACCTTGCTTCGGATCCGCCGGATCAACCGGAAGGCCGGTGTGACGGGTGCACTTTTGCTTGTGGACCAGCACATCATTCAGGTGCTCGAAGGTCAGACGGGACAGGTCCTGGATACTGTCTACTGTGTGATGAACGACCCACGGCTGAACGACATCGAAGGCATCATTCACGAGCCGGTCGACTTTCGTCTGTTTCCGAATTCGCTGATGTTCTTCCGCGATCTGACCGACGGCGTCGCTGCTTCACAATACCCCGTGCTGCGTCCGCTGCTGGATCATCCTGCAGAGGTGACGCGCGACGAAGCCTACCTGGCGTTCAGTCATTTTGCTTCGGAACTGCAGGCGGGCAGACTGACCAACGACATGCTGATGATCTGA
- a CDS encoding GNAT family protein, which produces MSWPPAITLSGTHATLVPLSQAHADDLSEACAEADLWKAWYTSIPAPDQVSHEIERRLALHKTGSMLPFAVLTPDGKAVGMTTYMNIDTEHKRVEIGSTWYRKSVQRTPLNTECKRMLLTHAFEDLNCIAVEFRTHFMNRQSRTAIERLGAKLDGVLRSHQRTADGSLRDTAVYSVLAHEWPAVKNGLDYKLAERR; this is translated from the coding sequence ATGAGTTGGCCTCCTGCCATTACCCTTAGCGGCACACACGCGACGCTTGTACCGCTTTCGCAGGCACATGCGGACGATCTGTCTGAAGCTTGTGCGGAGGCTGATCTCTGGAAGGCCTGGTATACGTCCATCCCCGCTCCGGACCAGGTGTCACACGAAATCGAGCGGCGCCTTGCACTTCACAAGACAGGGTCCATGCTGCCGTTCGCGGTGCTGACGCCCGATGGCAAGGCCGTCGGAATGACCACGTACATGAATATCGACACTGAACACAAGAGAGTGGAAATCGGTTCAACCTGGTATCGCAAGTCCGTTCAGCGCACGCCGCTCAATACGGAATGCAAGCGCATGCTGCTCACCCACGCCTTTGAAGACCTGAACTGCATTGCAGTGGAGTTCCGCACACATTTCATGAACAGGCAAAGCCGCACAGCGATCGAACGCCTCGGCGCGAAGCTTGATGGGGTGCTCAGATCCCATCAGCGTACAGCAGACGGTTCGCTCCGAGATACCGCCGTCTATTCGGTTCTCGCGCACGAATGGCCAGCGGTTAAAAATGGGTTGGACTACAAGCTCGCCGAGCGTCGCTGA
- a CDS encoding SDR family oxidoreductase: MPTCLITATNRGIGFELARAALSDGWKVFGSVRSQDAARKSLEQLGEGYTPLVFDVTDRVTMAAVAQEMTDRLDLLINNAGVLSRERQSPLDMDFEVFLKTLEINTLAPLAVSQTFLPHLRKSDSAKILTISSQMSWMGYRKSDALSYRVSKAAVNKVMQGLSTELEPEGIPVALIDPGWVRTDMGGPGADNDAAVVAKGILNVASSLQLTDTGKFFKWSGEERPF; this comes from the coding sequence ATGCCCACATGCCTTATCACCGCAACCAATCGCGGGATTGGTTTCGAGCTTGCTCGCGCCGCACTTTCTGATGGCTGGAAAGTGTTTGGTTCGGTTAGGTCACAGGACGCCGCCCGCAAGAGTTTGGAGCAACTTGGTGAGGGCTACACACCGCTGGTTTTCGATGTGACCGATCGTGTGACAATGGCCGCCGTTGCGCAGGAAATGACGGATCGACTGGACCTTCTCATCAACAATGCGGGTGTCCTGTCACGGGAGCGGCAATCGCCGCTGGACATGGACTTCGAAGTCTTCCTGAAAACGCTGGAGATCAATACGCTCGCCCCCCTGGCGGTTTCCCAAACGTTTCTGCCCCACCTTCGCAAATCGGACAGCGCGAAGATCCTCACGATCTCAAGCCAGATGTCGTGGATGGGGTATCGCAAATCGGACGCGCTTTCCTATCGCGTCTCAAAAGCAGCGGTGAACAAGGTCATGCAAGGACTGTCGACTGAACTTGAGCCAGAAGGCATTCCAGTCGCCCTGATCGATCCGGGCTGGGTGCGGACGGACATGGGTGGACCCGGCGCTGACAATGATGCTGCTGTTGTTGCAAAGGGGATACTGAACGTTGCTTCCTCGCTGCAGCTCACCGACACAGGCAAGTTTTTCAAATGGAGCGGTGAAGAACGGCCGTTCTAA
- a CDS encoding Mrp/NBP35 family ATP-binding protein, with protein sequence MSETIKNAVIEKLRQIKGPDLEGDIISLGLVSDVFVSDGRVAFSITVPAERAQELEPLRQAAEKVVREVEGVENAMVALTAERAPGGARNTAAPKPAPRQPQRNAEEQAAPKPGVPGIRHIIAVASGKGGVGKSTTTANLALGMAANGLKVGVLDADIYGPSVPRLFNVSGRPESVSGRVLKPLEGYGIKVMSMGFMVEEETPMIWRGPMVISALTQMLREVAWGDLDVLVVDMPPGTGDAQLTMAQQVPLAGAVIVSTPQDLALIDARKGLNMFKRVDVPVLGIIENMSYFLCPDCGSRHDIFGHGGARAEATRLAVPFLGEIPLTMKIRETSDAGTPIVVSDPEGPVAAIYKQIAAQVVSAIEDPAASADRSAPKIVFE encoded by the coding sequence ATGAGCGAAACAATCAAGAATGCCGTTATTGAAAAGCTGCGGCAAATCAAGGGCCCGGATCTGGAGGGAGATATCATCTCACTCGGTCTTGTCTCCGACGTTTTCGTATCTGACGGCCGTGTCGCTTTCTCCATAACTGTGCCTGCAGAAAGGGCGCAGGAACTGGAGCCGCTGCGCCAGGCGGCAGAAAAAGTGGTCCGTGAAGTCGAAGGCGTAGAAAATGCAATGGTGGCCCTGACGGCAGAGCGCGCGCCGGGTGGCGCACGAAACACGGCGGCGCCCAAACCGGCACCACGCCAGCCTCAAAGGAACGCGGAAGAACAGGCAGCGCCAAAGCCCGGCGTCCCGGGGATCCGGCACATTATCGCCGTTGCGTCCGGAAAGGGCGGCGTTGGCAAATCGACCACGACCGCGAACCTGGCGCTCGGTATGGCTGCCAACGGCCTCAAGGTCGGTGTTCTGGACGCGGACATTTATGGTCCGTCAGTACCAAGATTGTTCAATGTGTCCGGGAGGCCCGAGTCCGTCTCCGGACGGGTTCTGAAACCGCTTGAAGGTTATGGCATCAAGGTGATGTCGATGGGGTTCATGGTGGAAGAGGAAACCCCGATGATCTGGCGCGGGCCGATGGTTATATCGGCGCTTACTCAGATGTTGCGCGAAGTCGCCTGGGGAGATCTCGACGTTCTGGTTGTCGACATGCCTCCGGGCACGGGTGATGCCCAGCTGACAATGGCGCAACAGGTGCCCCTTGCAGGCGCCGTGATCGTGTCCACGCCGCAGGATCTGGCCCTGATCGATGCACGCAAGGGCCTCAACATGTTCAAGCGCGTCGACGTTCCCGTCCTCGGCATTATCGAAAACATGAGTTATTTCCTATGCCCGGATTGTGGCAGCCGGCATGATATTTTCGGTCATGGCGGCGCGCGCGCCGAAGCGACCCGGCTCGCTGTACCATTCCTGGGTGAGATTCCGTTGACCATGAAAATTCGGGAAACGTCTGACGCTGGAACTCCCATTGTCGTTTCCGATCCTGAGGGGCCGGTTGCGGCAATCTACAAGCAGATTGCGGCGCAGGTTGTTTCAGCGATTGAGGACCCGGCCGCTTCTGCAGATCGCAGCGCACCGAAAATCGTGTTCGAATAA
- a CDS encoding multidrug effflux MFS transporter codes for MALRHSKPVQNEGVPSLGVLIAISTVSPLAMQIYLPSLAGMMVVFSASASEIQLSMSAYFIAVAVSQLFWGPLSDQFGRRPVIVVGMVLFVLGSILCLVAPTIEALIAARVIQAAGGCTGMVLGRAIVRDIYGPRQSASMIGYVTMGMAVMPTIAPAVGGLLDQFYGWQGGFFLLLLIGLAVLAASMFLLPETNHHRSRVGPGQVLRSYGILMKERLFWSYALTAAFSALTYFAYLGGAPFIAAQLLSLSAAEMGFYFMFVALGYIVGNYISGRFAARIGLYPMILTGTLISVFSVGLIGGFAYFGSVTAASLFLPMFVLGLGNGVCLPSAISGAVSVRPKLAGAASGLVASMQVGMGAFAGSLVAWLFAESFLAGSPWSMILIMAIGIVVSLFAALSIKRAEGAHDLMPAE; via the coding sequence ATGGCACTTCGCCATTCAAAACCAGTGCAAAATGAAGGTGTTCCTTCCCTCGGCGTGCTGATCGCAATTTCAACGGTCAGCCCCTTGGCTATGCAGATTTATTTGCCCTCGCTGGCCGGGATGATGGTGGTTTTCTCGGCATCTGCGAGTGAAATCCAACTTTCCATGTCGGCCTATTTCATTGCAGTGGCAGTCTCGCAACTCTTCTGGGGTCCGTTGTCAGACCAGTTTGGCCGCCGTCCGGTGATTGTGGTCGGCATGGTTTTGTTCGTGCTCGGCAGCATTCTGTGTCTGGTTGCACCGACAATCGAAGCGCTCATTGCTGCACGCGTTATTCAGGCTGCGGGGGGATGCACCGGTATGGTGCTCGGCCGTGCCATCGTCCGCGACATTTACGGTCCAAGGCAGTCGGCAAGCATGATCGGCTATGTAACGATGGGCATGGCGGTAATGCCCACAATCGCGCCGGCGGTCGGGGGGCTTCTCGACCAGTTTTATGGGTGGCAGGGCGGCTTCTTTCTCTTGTTGCTGATCGGATTGGCTGTCTTGGCGGCCAGCATGTTCCTGTTGCCGGAAACAAACCATCATCGCAGTCGCGTCGGACCGGGTCAGGTTCTTCGTTCCTACGGTATTCTGATGAAAGAGCGTCTCTTCTGGAGCTATGCATTAACGGCTGCATTCTCGGCGCTGACCTATTTTGCCTATCTCGGCGGCGCCCCTTTCATTGCCGCGCAACTTCTGTCTCTAAGTGCAGCGGAGATGGGCTTCTACTTCATGTTCGTTGCCCTCGGATACATTGTCGGAAACTACATATCCGGCCGGTTTGCGGCGCGGATCGGCCTTTATCCGATGATATTGACGGGCACGCTCATAAGTGTGTTCTCGGTCGGCTTGATAGGCGGCTTTGCCTATTTCGGCAGCGTAACGGCAGCAAGCCTGTTTTTGCCGATGTTCGTTCTCGGACTGGGAAATGGTGTGTGTCTCCCGAGTGCTATCTCGGGCGCTGTCAGCGTGCGCCCCAAGCTTGCAGGTGCCGCATCCGGACTTGTCGCATCAATGCAGGTCGGCATGGGCGCATTCGCCGGCTCGCTTGTGGCATGGCTGTTCGCCGAAAGTTTCCTTGCGGGCTCGCCTTGGAGCATGATCCTGATCATGGCCATAGGTATCGTGGTCAGCCTGTTCGCCGCGCTATCGATCAAGCGCGCCGAAGGGGCTCATGATCTGATGCCCGCAGAATGA
- the moaA gene encoding GTP 3',8-cyclase MoaA, whose amino-acid sequence MIDPFGRAVTYLRVSVTDRCDFRCVYCMAEDMTFLPKREVLSLEELDRLCTAFIEKGVRKLRLTGGEPLVRKNIMSLIRGLGRHLDSGALEELTITTNGSQLSRFAHELHDCGVRRINVSIDTLDTQKFKAITRWGDLGKVMDGIRAATEAGLKIKVNMVALKEVNEHEIVSMMEWCHDQGHDLTLIETMPLGEIDGDRTDQYLPLSKVRASLSEQFTLTDIPYKTGGPARYVTIEETGGRLGFITPLTHNFCESCNRVRVTCTGQLYMCLGQDDMADLRAPLRASEGNDLLNDAIDEAIGRKPKGHDFVIDRKSRQPAVSRHMSVTGG is encoded by the coding sequence ATGATCGACCCGTTCGGGCGTGCAGTCACGTATCTAAGGGTGTCTGTTACCGACCGCTGTGATTTCCGCTGCGTTTATTGCATGGCGGAAGACATGACCTTCCTGCCAAAGCGCGAAGTCCTGAGCCTGGAAGAACTGGACCGTTTGTGCACCGCTTTCATTGAAAAAGGAGTGCGAAAGCTTCGCCTGACCGGTGGTGAGCCGCTTGTACGCAAGAACATCATGAGCCTTATCCGAGGCCTCGGACGTCATCTTGACAGTGGTGCGCTAGAAGAACTGACGATCACCACGAACGGCTCGCAACTGTCGCGCTTTGCGCACGAACTTCATGACTGCGGCGTCCGGCGCATCAATGTGTCGATCGATACGCTGGATACTCAGAAATTCAAGGCAATCACGCGCTGGGGAGATCTCGGCAAAGTCATGGATGGGATACGGGCCGCGACCGAAGCAGGCCTGAAAATCAAGGTCAACATGGTCGCACTCAAAGAAGTGAACGAACATGAAATCGTCTCGATGATGGAGTGGTGCCACGATCAGGGCCACGATCTGACGTTGATCGAGACAATGCCGCTTGGCGAAATCGACGGTGATCGCACCGACCAGTATTTGCCGCTGTCGAAGGTGCGTGCAAGCCTCTCAGAACAGTTCACACTCACGGACATTCCTTATAAAACCGGTGGCCCTGCACGATACGTCACGATTGAAGAGACAGGTGGACGTCTCGGGTTCATCACGCCCTTGACCCATAACTTCTGCGAAAGCTGCAATCGTGTACGCGTTACCTGCACCGGCCAGCTCTACATGTGCCTTGGCCAGGACGACATGGCGGACCTGAGAGCGCCGCTTCGGGCGTCAGAAGGCAACGATCTCCTGAATGATGCGATTGACGAGGCGATCGGGCGCAAGCCGAAGGGTCATGATTTTGTAATCGACCGGAAGTCAAGACAGCCAGCCGTCTCGCGCCACATGAGCGTCACCGGCGGCTGA
- a CDS encoding MarR family transcriptional regulator, producing MDNDTRTLFFSFFNEIGIIAQLSRTALEARLPKGLTLPHFSVVNHLIRVKDGQTPLALANAFQVPKTTMTHTLGGLTVHGFVEIRPNPEDGRSKTVWLTDAGRRFREDAIRSIDPDIEVFKSQYPEHKIREIVPELAAIRALLDAARD from the coding sequence ATGGATAACGATACCCGGACGCTCTTCTTCTCTTTCTTCAACGAAATCGGGATCATTGCGCAACTCAGCCGCACCGCTCTTGAGGCGCGGCTGCCGAAGGGACTGACGTTGCCCCATTTCAGCGTCGTGAACCACCTGATCCGCGTGAAGGACGGTCAGACGCCGTTGGCGCTGGCAAATGCATTCCAGGTTCCCAAGACGACAATGACGCATACGCTCGGCGGGCTGACGGTGCACGGGTTTGTTGAGATTCGCCCCAACCCCGAAGACGGACGCAGCAAAACCGTCTGGCTGACAGATGCTGGTCGACGCTTTCGCGAGGATGCGATCCGCTCGATCGATCCGGACATCGAAGTCTTCAAATCACAGTATCCGGAACACAAAATTCGCGAGATCGTTCCGGAGCTTGCAGCTATTCGCGCCCTCCTAGACGCAGCCCGCGACTAG
- a CDS encoding twin-arginine translocation pathway signal protein produces MTLTRRKTLAILGGGFVVAAGAVTGTFLATRTPSSALAPWDKAGAYEDPRLFALSYALLAPNPHNRQPWLVELDTADGFLLHRDIERDLPHTDPNQRQIFVGLGCFLELMAIASTLKDRRAEIELFPDGTNGPVASVRLKDGGKADRLAEHILARRTCKEPFEDRPVPKESIAQLTQYGVIITDPAEVMRVKKLTWDAWMTETNTHRTLKESVDLMRFGKSEINANPDGIDLGGPFLESLMLAGILTRENQLDPESAGFQEGIKIYRDMLEATPAYIVLTTSQNARQNQIEAGRRWLRLNLETTRLGLALHPVSQALQEFKEMEPHYKQAHQLLAKPGETVQMLGRLGYGPTVPPSPRWPLETRIMNG; encoded by the coding sequence ATGACTTTGACGCGCAGAAAAACACTGGCAATCCTCGGTGGAGGCTTCGTCGTAGCAGCAGGAGCTGTGACCGGCACCTTCTTGGCAACAAGAACCCCTTCAAGTGCGCTTGCGCCGTGGGACAAAGCAGGCGCGTATGAAGATCCGCGCCTGTTTGCCCTTTCCTACGCGCTGCTGGCTCCCAACCCGCACAACAGGCAGCCATGGCTTGTGGAACTCGACACGGCCGACGGTTTCCTGCTTCACAGGGATATTGAAAGAGATCTGCCTCATACAGATCCCAACCAAAGGCAGATATTTGTCGGCCTCGGATGTTTTCTGGAATTGATGGCGATTGCGTCGACCCTGAAAGACAGGCGCGCCGAGATAGAGCTGTTTCCAGATGGCACCAACGGCCCTGTCGCAAGCGTCCGCTTGAAGGATGGCGGCAAGGCCGACCGCCTGGCGGAACATATCCTCGCCCGCAGGACCTGCAAGGAACCTTTTGAAGACCGCCCCGTGCCGAAAGAGAGCATCGCCCAACTGACGCAATACGGCGTAATCATTACGGATCCTGCTGAAGTGATGCGCGTCAAAAAGCTCACATGGGACGCCTGGATGACGGAAACGAACACCCATCGCACGCTAAAAGAGAGCGTGGATCTGATGCGGTTCGGTAAGTCCGAGATCAACGCAAACCCGGATGGTATCGATCTGGGTGGCCCCTTTCTGGAGAGCCTTATGCTGGCCGGTATTCTCACGCGAGAAAATCAGCTCGACCCGGAATCGGCAGGCTTTCAGGAAGGCATAAAGATCTACCGCGACATGCTGGAAGCGACACCGGCCTACATTGTTTTGACAACGTCCCAAAACGCCCGGCAAAACCAGATCGAAGCGGGGCGCCGCTGGCTGCGCCTGAACCTGGAGACGACGCGGCTTGGTCTGGCGCTGCACCCTGTCAGCCAGGCGTTGCAGGAATTCAAGGAGATGGAACCTCACTACAAGCAGGCCCACCAGCTACTTGCCAAACCCGGAGAAACCGTTCAGATGCTTGGGCGACTGGGATATGGCCCGACTGTGCCGCCCTCGCCCCGCTGGCCGCTCGAGACACGGATCATGAATGGATAA
- a CDS encoding cupin domain-containing protein yields the protein MRIAKCLGTVAAVTIGFLTAVKAETAEIRLATQSDLSWEVTSEGVAFAALKGARFEESYMAMVRLPAGLVSPVHAKSAGMYGIVIEGEMVHLPDEAVVGEETVLKAGDFYEIPAGLVHLSKCVSQTDCVTFLYQDGSFDFFPVEEKHP from the coding sequence ATGCGGATTGCGAAGTGTTTGGGAACGGTTGCTGCTGTGACCATCGGGTTTTTGACGGCTGTCAAAGCCGAAACGGCTGAAATCAGGCTGGCAACGCAGTCAGATTTGTCTTGGGAAGTAACGAGTGAAGGTGTTGCTTTTGCAGCTCTGAAAGGAGCGCGGTTTGAAGAGAGTTATATGGCGATGGTTCGCTTGCCTGCCGGGCTCGTCAGTCCTGTCCATGCGAAGAGCGCGGGCATGTACGGCATCGTTATTGAGGGTGAAATGGTTCACTTGCCCGACGAGGCGGTGGTTGGCGAAGAGACCGTTTTGAAAGCAGGCGACTTTTACGAAATCCCGGCCGGTCTGGTGCATTTAAGCAAGTGCGTCTCGCAAACGGACTGCGTCACATTTCTCTACCAGGACGGTTCATTCGACTTTTTTCCGGTTGAGGAGAAGCATCCATGA
- a CDS encoding metalloregulator ArsR/SmtB family transcription factor codes for MNTGPQGVFRALADPTRREILVHLSNESLAIADIASRFDITRTAINKHLAILEEGGLIKREVIGRERRSSLEPGPLKSAFEWLGYFDQFWDGKLSDLQKEIAKEMQEEKGRKK; via the coding sequence ATGAACACCGGTCCTCAGGGCGTTTTTCGCGCTTTGGCCGACCCGACGCGGCGCGAAATCCTGGTTCACCTCTCGAATGAGAGCCTGGCAATAGCCGACATCGCGTCGCGTTTCGATATCACGCGCACGGCAATCAACAAACATCTGGCGATCCTTGAAGAGGGCGGCCTCATCAAACGTGAAGTCATCGGTCGTGAGCGGCGGAGCAGCCTTGAACCTGGGCCTTTAAAATCCGCATTCGAGTGGCTTGGATATTTCGATCAGTTCTGGGATGGCAAACTTTCTGATCTGCAGAAGGAAATTGCCAAGGAGATGCAGGAAGAGAAAGGACGGAAAAAATGA
- a CDS encoding SRPBCC domain-containing protein, which produces MSATTITKTVFLNAPRDVVWSFLTEKDKLARWFHPAQEDLKEGEDFTLLDQHGDMQKICWGKVLEMRPHESLVYTFTVKPLNGAMTTVRWSLENAAGGTRLSLSHEGIEEAAGQAAFQMLSALDAGWDAHFGRLREVAKALEPA; this is translated from the coding sequence ATGAGTGCGACAACCATTACGAAGACAGTGTTCCTGAATGCACCGCGCGACGTCGTGTGGTCGTTTCTAACGGAAAAGGACAAGCTGGCACGCTGGTTTCATCCGGCGCAGGAGGATTTGAAGGAGGGCGAGGACTTCACTCTTTTGGATCAGCACGGTGACATGCAGAAAATCTGTTGGGGCAAGGTGCTCGAAATGCGGCCGCATGAAAGCCTCGTCTACACCTTCACAGTGAAGCCCTTGAACGGAGCGATGACAACCGTGCGCTGGTCCTTGGAAAATGCTGCCGGCGGAACGCGTTTGTCGCTCTCGCACGAAGGGATTGAAGAGGCTGCAGGGCAGGCGGCATTCCAGATGCTGAGCGCCCTCGATGCCGGCTGGGACGCACATTTCGGGCGGCTGCGGGAGGTGGCAAAAGCGCTCGAACCAGCCTGA